From Afipia carboxidovorans OM5, one genomic window encodes:
- a CDS encoding FliM/FliN family flagellar motor switch protein, producing MATLDNVSVDLMVVLGTTKMPIHQVMRLSRGAIIELDATEQDEVKVLANNLPVASGAVVVNRNRIAVEVKRMLPKMADHR from the coding sequence GTGGCGACACTCGATAACGTATCCGTCGATCTCATGGTGGTGCTCGGCACCACCAAAATGCCGATTCACCAGGTTATGCGGCTGAGCCGCGGCGCCATCATCGAACTTGACGCCACCGAGCAGGACGAGGTCAAGGTGCTGGCCAATAACCTGCCGGTCGCCTCGGGGGCCGTTGTCGTCAACCGCAACCGGATTGCGGTCGAGGTCAAGCGAATGCTGCCGAAAATGGCGGATCACCGCTAG
- the lipB gene encoding lipoyl(octanoyl) transferase LipB, which translates to MVNARDTLISLPFSAASGPGVEWRITDSYVAYEDALAAMEARAAAIADGTAPELVWLLEHPPLYTSGTSAKASDLIEARFPVFPSGRGGQFTYHGPGQRVVYLMLDLKHRRPDVRAYVANLEELIITTLAAFNVRGERREDRVGVWVKRPDKGDGYEDKIAAIGVRLKRWVSMHGIAINVEPELSHFAGIVPCGIEDSRYGVTSLADLGLPVTMHDVDIALRQAFEQVFGEVHGVADQMAETTN; encoded by the coding sequence ATGGTTAACGCGCGCGACACCCTCATTTCATTGCCCTTTTCAGCCGCATCGGGCCCCGGCGTCGAGTGGCGGATCACGGACTCGTATGTCGCCTATGAGGACGCCCTTGCCGCCATGGAGGCGCGCGCCGCGGCGATCGCGGACGGCACCGCGCCCGAACTCGTCTGGCTTCTCGAGCACCCGCCACTCTACACCTCCGGCACCAGCGCCAAAGCGTCTGATCTGATCGAGGCGCGCTTTCCAGTGTTTCCCTCCGGGCGCGGTGGCCAGTTCACCTATCACGGCCCCGGCCAGCGGGTCGTCTATCTGATGCTCGACCTGAAGCACCGCCGACCGGACGTGCGGGCCTATGTCGCCAACCTCGAAGAGCTCATCATCACGACGCTCGCGGCCTTCAACGTCCGCGGCGAGCGCCGGGAGGATCGCGTCGGCGTCTGGGTGAAACGCCCGGATAAGGGCGATGGCTATGAGGACAAGATCGCCGCGATCGGCGTGCGGCTGAAGCGCTGGGTGTCGATGCACGGCATCGCCATCAACGTTGAGCCGGAGCTGTCGCATTTCGCCGGCATTGTGCCGTGCGGAATCGAGGATTCGCGTTACGGCGTCACCAGCCTCGCTGATCTCGGGCTACCGGTCACGATGCATGATGTCGACATCGCGCTTCGGCAGGCGTTTGAGCAGGTGTTCGGAGAGGTGCATGGCGTGGCCGATCAAATGGCTGAGACGACGAATTGA
- a CDS encoding acylphosphatase — MAQVTRHLFIHGRVQGVGYRAWAQDTANRLGLDGWVRNRRSGEVELLVSGRPEVVAEMIEACRAGPPFAHVTRIDEADAAPEEAHAEGRVAGFISRPTV, encoded by the coding sequence ATGGCGCAGGTGACGAGACATCTTTTCATTCATGGCCGCGTGCAGGGCGTCGGCTACCGCGCATGGGCGCAGGATACGGCGAACCGGCTCGGGCTCGATGGCTGGGTCCGTAACCGTCGAAGTGGCGAGGTCGAACTTCTGGTCTCCGGCCGGCCAGAGGTTGTGGCCGAAATGATCGAAGCCTGCCGGGCAGGGCCGCCGTTCGCCCATGTCACCCGCATCGACGAGGCGGATGCCGCGCCCGAGGAGGCGCACGCCGAGGGCCGGGTGGCGGGCTTCATCAGCCGTCCGACCGTCTGA
- a CDS encoding peptidoglycan recognition protein family protein: protein MGRLVLLLICLVTGGAPVAAQSFTSLEAAARASGTPDIPGLNMVWLVPWGDRADANLWHSIIVHQTEGPAGSAYRGALRQARDPEGQGTTIWVETDGTVYWAVGEWATPKHVRHSGNRNDNKYIDNGDTFRLTPNNNSIGIEFAGNYPNVRKPVTDAQVEAWRILVRVLQIRYGIPTDRIFAHNWVDYKDRRYCEGCALATMARTQGAEIALQKTTE, encoded by the coding sequence ATGGGTCGCCTCGTTCTGTTGCTGATCTGTCTCGTTACGGGTGGTGCGCCGGTTGCGGCACAGTCGTTCACCTCACTCGAGGCTGCCGCACGCGCGAGCGGCACACCGGATATTCCCGGTCTCAACATGGTCTGGCTAGTGCCGTGGGGCGACCGCGCCGATGCCAACCTCTGGCACAGCATCATCGTGCATCAGACCGAAGGCCCCGCAGGCTCTGCCTATCGCGGCGCGCTACGTCAGGCCCGCGACCCTGAAGGCCAGGGCACGACGATCTGGGTCGAGACCGACGGTACCGTCTACTGGGCGGTCGGCGAATGGGCAACGCCCAAGCATGTGCGGCACAGCGGCAACCGCAACGACAATAAATATATCGACAATGGCGACACGTTCCGCCTGACGCCGAACAACAATTCGATCGGAATCGAATTCGCAGGCAACTATCCGAATGTCCGCAAACCGGTGACGGATGCGCAGGTCGAGGCATGGCGCATTCTCGTGCGTGTCCTGCAGATCCGCTACGGTATCCCGACCGATCGCATCTTCGCGCACAACTGGGTGGACTATAAGGACCGCCGCTACTGCGAAGGCTGCGCGCTCGCCACCATGGCGCGCACGCAAGGCGCCGAGATCGCTCTGCAGAAAACGACGGAGTGA
- a CDS encoding glycosyltransferase family 39 protein, translating to MRDLLILAPLRSVRTLLVRWLDKIETGWSIPIFLIGFVGLAALGFSVAYVHGMHMDILEAWAVGRTFDWGFWKHPPLMGWVAHLWTDVFPLTDWSFRLLAMVNAGLALFAVDLLARRFMQGDKRAVILLLLLLTPVYLFHAEKYNANSIMLAVWPFATYCFLRSFEERTAGWAAAAGFLCALAMLGKYYSIFLIIGFVAAAFLHPDRKRYLLSRAPWISVACGLIGIAPHVYWLAQNDFLPFQYAVHTHIARDGNQSLRDAALFAVTNIAYLLFPVISLCVMLRSHLREWGRNLKELPSGLFLLLLVFAASILMPIVMVVGVGSDLPATWHFQGLFLVILILVGALRFEIPRRETVNLATMVGGLFLCAVLASPLHALYRNAHPNQSGRDFYRGAALELASAWREAYGVPLARVSGDDGLAFATEFYSPDHPLYGRSFAFAALPADGTFAKGWSALCFAGEPRCDAWMAEIARKVPGTRRWTFPVTLSLWGVTGATREIAAIMVGPSATPGSPDGPKRLDDVGARRRGP from the coding sequence GTGCGCGATCTCTTGATTCTGGCGCCTCTTCGCAGCGTCCGGACCTTGCTGGTCCGGTGGCTCGACAAAATCGAGACCGGCTGGTCTATTCCAATTTTCCTCATTGGATTTGTCGGCCTCGCGGCGCTCGGGTTCAGTGTCGCCTACGTCCATGGCATGCACATGGACATCCTCGAGGCGTGGGCAGTCGGACGGACGTTTGACTGGGGATTCTGGAAGCACCCGCCGCTGATGGGGTGGGTCGCCCATCTCTGGACCGATGTTTTCCCGCTGACCGACTGGTCGTTCCGGCTGCTCGCGATGGTCAATGCCGGGCTTGCGCTGTTCGCGGTGGACCTGCTCGCGCGCCGCTTCATGCAAGGCGACAAGCGGGCCGTGATCCTGTTGTTGCTGCTGTTGACGCCGGTCTATCTGTTTCACGCCGAGAAATATAACGCCAACAGTATTATGCTCGCGGTCTGGCCGTTTGCGACCTATTGCTTTCTGCGCTCGTTCGAGGAGCGCACGGCGGGCTGGGCGGCTGCAGCGGGCTTCCTTTGCGCGCTGGCGATGCTCGGCAAATATTATTCGATCTTTCTGATCATCGGATTTGTCGCCGCCGCCTTCCTTCATCCCGACCGCAAGCGATACCTGCTGTCGCGCGCGCCATGGATCTCGGTTGCCTGCGGGCTGATCGGGATCGCGCCACACGTCTACTGGCTCGCGCAGAACGATTTTCTGCCGTTCCAATATGCGGTCCATACGCACATCGCACGAGATGGTAATCAGTCGCTTCGGGATGCGGCGCTGTTTGCCGTGACGAATATCGCTTACCTTCTGTTTCCCGTTATCAGCCTCTGCGTCATGCTTCGCTCCCACCTGCGGGAGTGGGGGCGCAACCTGAAAGAACTTCCTTCGGGGTTGTTTCTCCTCCTGCTTGTTTTCGCCGCGAGCATCCTGATGCCGATCGTGATGGTCGTTGGTGTCGGCAGCGATCTGCCGGCGACGTGGCACTTCCAGGGCCTGTTTCTCGTCATCCTGATTCTGGTTGGCGCCTTGCGGTTCGAGATTCCCCGCCGCGAGACGGTTAATCTCGCGACCATGGTCGGAGGCTTGTTTCTGTGCGCCGTGCTTGCATCGCCATTGCACGCGCTTTATCGGAATGCGCATCCGAACCAGAGTGGTCGGGATTTCTATCGTGGTGCGGCGCTGGAACTCGCCTCCGCATGGCGTGAGGCGTACGGCGTGCCGCTTGCGCGCGTGAGCGGGGACGATGGCCTCGCCTTCGCCACGGAGTTCTATAGCCCCGATCATCCGCTTTACGGACGATCGTTTGCCTTTGCTGCGCTCCCGGCGGACGGCACCTTCGCCAAGGGTTGGAGCGCGCTGTGTTTCGCCGGCGAGCCGCGCTGCGATGCCTGGATGGCGGAGATCGCGCGGAAAGTGCCCGGCACCCGCCGCTGGACCTTCCCGGTGACGTTGTCGCTGTGGGGCGTGACCGGCGCCACGCGCGAGATCGCGGCGATCATGGTTGGTCCATCTGCCACGCCGGGCAGTCCCGATGGCCCGAAGCGGCTCGACGATGTCGGTGCCCGCCGACGCGGCCCCTGA
- a CDS encoding MOSC domain-containing protein, translating into MPDFQILELRTGRVGPLGSSGAMSAIDKQKVEGALPVGGLGFEGDEQGDTRHHGGPDKAIHAYSVSHLPEWISDLPTRADRFRPGAFGENLVVEGADEADLCLGDRWRIGSALVAVSQGRQPCWKLNIRFDVPDMARRVQDSGRTGWYFRVIEPGLVAAGDRGTLVARPNPAWTLARTSHLLYHDRMNRPALAELASLPGLPPNWRRLAEARLSSGRTEDWSRRLGTSSADVS; encoded by the coding sequence ATGCCGGATTTCCAGATTCTCGAATTGCGGACCGGGCGCGTGGGACCGCTGGGCTCGTCAGGCGCGATGAGCGCCATCGACAAGCAGAAGGTCGAAGGGGCGCTTCCTGTCGGCGGCCTTGGCTTCGAGGGCGACGAGCAGGGTGACACCCGGCACCATGGCGGCCCGGACAAGGCCATCCACGCTTATTCGGTGTCTCACCTTCCCGAATGGATCAGCGATCTGCCTACGCGCGCCGATCGCTTCCGCCCCGGCGCGTTTGGCGAAAACCTTGTGGTCGAGGGAGCCGACGAGGCCGACCTCTGTCTCGGCGACCGTTGGCGGATCGGCTCGGCGCTGGTCGCGGTCAGCCAGGGCCGTCAGCCGTGCTGGAAATTGAACATTCGCTTCGACGTGCCGGACATGGCGCGCCGTGTGCAAGATAGCGGGCGCACCGGCTGGTACTTCCGCGTGATCGAGCCGGGCCTCGTTGCGGCAGGGGATCGCGGCACACTGGTGGCGCGGCCCAATCCGGCGTGGACACTCGCGCGGACGTCGCATCTTCTCTATCACGACCGAATGAATCGCCCGGCGCTCGCCGAGCTCGCAAGCCTTCCCGGTCTACCGCCGAACTGGCGGCGGCTTGCGGAGGCGCGGTTGTCTTCAGGGCGGACTGAGGACTGGTCGCGCCGCCTCGGCACATCGTCCGCAGACGTATCATGA
- a CDS encoding VOC family protein, whose product MFCHVMVGSNDLQAAKKFYDAVFTAAGGAAGEIDAKGRVAYSKDGARFLVTKPIDGKPASSANGGTIGLLMKDPAVVDAWHAAGVANGGTSIEDPPGVRVSGGKKVYLAYLRDPDGNKLCARAPFPG is encoded by the coding sequence ATGTTCTGTCACGTTATGGTAGGTTCGAATGACCTCCAGGCGGCCAAGAAATTCTATGACGCGGTGTTCACCGCGGCCGGCGGGGCGGCCGGGGAGATCGACGCCAAGGGCCGCGTTGCGTACAGCAAGGACGGCGCGCGCTTTCTGGTGACGAAGCCAATCGACGGCAAGCCCGCGAGCTCCGCCAATGGCGGCACTATCGGCCTTTTGATGAAGGACCCGGCGGTGGTGGATGCGTGGCACGCCGCGGGCGTCGCCAACGGCGGCACCAGCATCGAGGATCCTCCGGGCGTGCGCGTCTCCGGCGGAAAGAAAGTGTACCTTGCCTATCTGCGCGATCCCGACGGCAACAAGCTCTGTGCCCGCGCACCGTTCCCGGGCTAA
- a CDS encoding dodecin family protein translates to MSVAKVIEITSLSQKSFEDAITEGIKRAAKTVSNIEGAWIKEQNVQIKDGKITGFRVNMNVTFLLDD, encoded by the coding sequence ATGTCGGTAGCCAAAGTCATCGAAATTACGTCGTTGTCGCAGAAGAGTTTTGAGGATGCGATTACCGAGGGGATCAAGCGCGCGGCGAAGACGGTCAGCAATATCGAAGGTGCCTGGATCAAGGAGCAGAACGTTCAGATCAAGGACGGCAAGATCACCGGCTTCCGGGTCAACATGAACGTGACGTTCCTCCTCGACGACTAG
- the ggt gene encoding gamma-glutamyltransferase — MLSRRDTLLGSAALMAATTLPKSGWAAPDASALARSKKGMVTSPHELATRAGLEVLQNGGNAIEAAIAIGATLSVTYPHFCGLGGDAFMVISDRNGNVRTLSGVGQAAANPPDYKDSIPIRGPQSALTAAAAVDTWDQAFDFSRKSWGGKQSWESLFKRPIEYARDGFPVTPSQKFWQTFQEKNLKDWPDIQRIFMPNGKIPEVGEKLAQPQLANSLEMLAKNGGRDFYEGKLAERIAAGLKAMGSPLTASDLARCRARDEAPLRVKYRGGELLGLRPPTQGITTLEIMGILERFELSKYPEGSADFYHLLVEAVKPAFIDRNRYIADPEFVDVPVNFLLSKENLDAHAKAIDLAKAAAWPHVFKKADTVYIGATDSNGNCVSMLQTVYYDWGSGFVAGDTGILWHNRGASFRIDPKSPNRLEPSKRPFHTLNPGMYLKGGKPRILYGTQGADGQPQTLAAVLTRLIDYNMDPLTALARPRFLLGKTFSDTRDSLKLEQDAGEAVFKELAARGHEMSPIPAQSPLAGHPGAIKIDEDGTITGAHDPRSDGRALAL; from the coding sequence ATGCTCTCACGCAGAGACACGCTTCTCGGTTCGGCCGCACTGATGGCCGCAACCACTCTGCCGAAATCAGGTTGGGCCGCACCGGACGCCTCCGCCCTCGCCCGCTCCAAGAAAGGCATGGTAACGAGCCCGCACGAACTCGCGACGCGCGCAGGTCTCGAAGTGCTGCAGAACGGCGGCAACGCCATCGAGGCAGCGATCGCGATCGGCGCGACGCTGTCCGTCACCTACCCGCATTTCTGCGGGCTCGGCGGCGACGCCTTCATGGTGATCAGCGACCGCAACGGCAATGTCCGCACGCTCTCCGGCGTCGGTCAGGCCGCGGCCAATCCTCCCGACTACAAGGATTCGATCCCAATCCGCGGCCCGCAATCCGCGCTCACCGCGGCTGCCGCTGTCGACACCTGGGATCAGGCGTTCGATTTCAGCCGCAAATCGTGGGGCGGCAAGCAAAGCTGGGAGTCGCTGTTCAAGCGTCCGATCGAATATGCGCGCGACGGCTTTCCGGTCACGCCTTCGCAGAAGTTCTGGCAGACGTTTCAGGAAAAGAACCTCAAAGATTGGCCCGACATCCAGCGCATCTTCATGCCGAACGGGAAGATTCCCGAAGTCGGCGAAAAGCTCGCGCAGCCGCAGCTTGCGAATTCGCTGGAGATGCTTGCCAAGAACGGTGGCCGCGATTTCTATGAGGGCAAGCTCGCCGAGCGCATCGCCGCCGGTCTCAAGGCGATGGGCTCGCCTCTCACCGCAAGCGATCTGGCGCGGTGCCGGGCGCGCGACGAGGCGCCGCTCCGTGTCAAATATCGTGGCGGCGAACTGCTCGGCCTGCGCCCGCCGACGCAAGGCATCACGACGCTGGAGATCATGGGCATCCTCGAGCGTTTCGAGCTTTCAAAATATCCCGAGGGCAGCGCTGACTTCTATCACCTGCTCGTTGAGGCGGTGAAACCGGCCTTTATCGACCGCAACCGCTACATCGCCGATCCGGAATTTGTCGACGTGCCGGTGAACTTCCTGCTCTCGAAGGAGAACCTCGACGCTCACGCCAAGGCGATCGACCTTGCGAAGGCGGCCGCGTGGCCGCACGTCTTCAAGAAGGCCGACACCGTCTACATCGGCGCGACCGATTCCAACGGCAACTGCGTGAGCATGCTGCAGACCGTCTATTACGATTGGGGCAGCGGCTTCGTCGCCGGCGACACCGGCATTCTCTGGCACAACCGCGGCGCCTCGTTCCGAATCGATCCGAAGAGTCCGAACCGGCTCGAGCCCAGCAAGCGGCCGTTCCACACGCTCAACCCGGGCATGTATCTCAAGGGCGGCAAGCCGCGCATTCTCTACGGCACGCAAGGTGCCGACGGCCAGCCGCAGACGCTCGCCGCCGTGCTCACGCGTCTCATCGACTACAACATGGACCCGCTCACCGCGCTTGCGCGGCCGCGCTTCCTGCTCGGCAAAACCTTCTCCGACACCCGCGACAGCCTGAAGCTCGAGCAGGATGCAGGCGAAGCCGTGTTCAAGGAGCTTGCCGCGCGCGGGCACGAGATGAGTCCGATCCCGGCACAGAGCCCACTCGCCGGCCACCCCGGCGCGATCAAGATCGACGAGGACGGCACCATCACCGGTGCGCACGATCCGCGCAGCGATGGCCGCGCGCTCGCGCTGTAA